A window of Vespa velutina chromosome 15, iVesVel2.1, whole genome shotgun sequence contains these coding sequences:
- the LOC124954506 gene encoding uncharacterized protein LOC124954506 isoform X2 yields the protein MSDIGGDDGTTGGESGMDNLAFAIEDECVNSSKHVDNNVHEQENNKQQVNMEQDYRSPTDTIGSPTENGHRRSFVSQHYVEPVRNSPEPRYKSETKIELPPSTGGQTPDKNSTSEPKLNGVHGNGNNNDASFLNSSATSVQVNDNGKKEQIEAVNLELVSMRPYTGNNIQTKGQEACEVPTDPYEEYFVPVNEHRKYISRGPEAEVETTVAGVRFDLGPGVGREGLSLRDPAAGLVDYSHWLTALRGEKLYVTKDKRSRSSYWRRMACWGCGLLVLSIAIIIAILAATGVILTQEATEPLDTIDQTNSRQFDGAQLAGSQEYMKNPPMSPAPETSSFPTWPTTDETLYQIVPDALDGLLKLDDFVWDEQMSDPKSRVYRELASEIEEYLQNMLQSNTRDSPVIKVYDVNKDSEVKFRISHPLWATPKETQENIEKAVRENGNSIGRYHLGRLQVGELVDQCQDGSLVCAETCKYDYSQGLFVCSCMPGKILNTNGKDCLDENDLSNIDMDDTILSSSTESTKDFVGRSRGPGMLFEPRHPDNWDHSDFVTNSMNTQSSSNADVEPTVQPISQDEEISDKSINNEPNPMTESTADPEISRAHNSDISNWMHEYSKHPIEEHSIEPESSVKPEPSAEPEPSAEPEPFAEPEPSAEPEPSAEPEPAIEPEPSVEPGPSAEPEPSAEPKPSAEPEPSAEPEPEPAVKPEPSSAPESAIEPEPSSPPEPAVEAEPSSAPEPAVEPEPSSAPEPAVEPEPTSAPEPAIEPESSSAPESAVEPEPTSVPELAIEPEPSSAPESAVEPEPSSTLEPTIEPQPSSTSESAVETEASFALEPAAETEPSSAPEPAVEPEPPSAPEPGVESQPSSASEPVIEPETSFAPELAAETKPSYAPESVTKPELVAEPEPSVGPESFGESDSSIKVESSIKTEPTSTIEPELLTELPLQPKLSTEPSSQPELPTEPLPQSEPSTKPIQELPVIPEHSTEENTLTKFEPSSEFSLEERPIEMTTQENVNLPSEEPKLSMEVDTSTEISLHSINDVESTTLIMEPSPSMTVTESKDFTQSPIKTNAAMTTEVPQEYSQSSTEVEHSTMPEIHVKTTTEIETTPKIPVEFIVTSEPSYNSESRNFNTNINVNTDEIDNDEPLPVIPLQTDNEKPTTETYNEQVTMMSQEHNLEEKELHVVTESITTLPVTMTTINNKKEIEDTTFSIKQLEDTITEKENEITELPINSDVQISDTTVPAVQLEETTLNIEIDPTRTLKLDSKTIIPEMITNSETISETQKSMLETNTESNQVSMKNIDSAEIEVGSNLTDKSEESFSNKNHSIKSLDIPESNEQDINEPNVIEHAPKSIFSSLPKEFSQNVEPLLEFVNNQTDEEHIMLLPKEEEKKYEQDKHAIIPQLIPEQITHFTTRPEESTMHQENVLKVNNQVIEKKNLTIDTILDRSTEHPEENVVSIGETIDHSTNHPLHPAIFPENIANHVEKMDPNEERHFEDMSPFLPDVQKEKETSKKAPRLDKDEQDVPNPFETHVEDVIINKPERKDNRHELMYPGNKNDSEEILTDLDNYNINIKADDNDVSIIPQVINETEIEMVNPLQQNELLRESEDDILKDTLNNTRTLVTNDLSDDTTTNDTFGIKNEKDEQDEEILRVVPLDEHKETKNMEYELDKVESTTEVAQITTMMFTKENGKSIDELIINNNNNIVSSSEKPEENALEDQYNDINDETLLKNFDHNNNVKIVSSEVIDDKSKKLIINNIDEQQDKIKSISDSEESQSTTERILSAETEMPLSMPSPSLDKHIDDSKITTQVPVLPMEIQQDLSTTELIDKIEATTIADDNSLSDNHTESSNIIHDDKEKESITMIPSTIAPMYSLETKTTPQVSILPDELQTTEHEFLITTSSARPDIIKMINDTKRNHNRTATTMISIEYINNISVTTSSSTMTPEVDNTTNVVIETDNTNLTETISAEHDNIQHTVLNEEPNKLMNLMTILENTTNYPKPEIAFTISNEDYAAMATEISSAKVSDPVTTSDDIRPVTEEILDDTRPYDFDFRSFFSTTTMGDVILNEDSKELSEEELKVIPLEKIQEIKKKSTDKKNPDKYKYKKEKELNLEDQRIENVTTEINDSMILIPTEISKIPIEPNENINMENIPNTSTDSIISKFILADTEGKIVPIPKLKIVEITSRSNQSESEDKQAHEPNTTITSLIKNNTEMEVNNKYPNYIPVSEEIIEVNPVTEPFILIRNYTLYRTTPLIPILEVEQTTIQSNIPIEHDNMLNNSNETILQSNVQEANNLTVNTLNLLSLNTMSYSKCSTGQFQCTNGTSRSGAYCVSLSAKCDSQKDCSDGSDELNCQEEGCPGNFQCANRQCLKRHLVCNGIVDCDDGSDEQNCQDWKCIFDEHRCTNGRCIPLLWLCDGRPDCENHQDEFNCAESCGNDEYLCPTDKRCIPQIWRCNGSPDCANGEDEKLCDCSLNQFKCHTGGCVPKEEICDGIEHCPDHSDEWDCISNYSLDQRNDTETNQEENEDDKSTRQLNHRDTLLKIRQSDEEYRLVCSDGWSKEFSDSYCRSLGYASSQTTDFKAWDKSQQIVRLKTNPNHRTPLVSNLQRVEFCVSEKVVEVTCEEFSCDTHHIDKTIMKPEGETTDSLMQWPSVVILKEEEHGITCTASILGPMHALTSYSCVYKYRQNDGWKLFTDGNLLKSNPVKTIIPYTQVKYNQFFYDNDIALIELKEPLIFSKNVSAVCLPTYPIEPNDVCVSVGWRFPVNGELDLQQYNEFLPMPMYDSNECNTTSHYAGFITKYNICIGLSNMDKELCYNDEGAPLMCARESGKWKIQGLLSHHSKCSRGHPAIYSSLEPALDWLRHLVPALQT from the exons ATGTCGGATATCGGTGGGGATGATGGTACTACTGGTGGTGAGAGTGGCATGGACAATCTAGCATTTGCTATTGAAGATGAATGCGTGAATAGCTCAAAACACGTTGATAACAATGTTCATGaacaagaaaacaacaaaCAGCAAGTGAACATGGAACAGGACTATAGATCGCCGACTGATACGATTGGTTCGCCAACAGAGAATGGTCATCGtcgatcgttcgtttctcAGCATTACGTTGAACCAGTGAGAAATAGCCCAGAGCCACGTTACAAGTCTGAGACGAAGATTGAGCTTCCACCATCGACTGGTGGACAAACTCCAGATAAGAATTCCACGAGCGAGCCGAAGCTCAACGGCGTTCATGGAAATGGCAACAACAACGACGCTAGCTTCCTCAACAGCAGCGCCACAAGCGTCCAGGTCAACG aTAATGGAAAGAAGGAACAGATCGAAGCAGTGAATTTAGAGTTGGTTTCAATGAGGCCCTACACAGGCAACAATATTCAAACAAAGGGTCAAGAAGCATGCGAGGTACCAACCGACCCTTACGAGGAATACTTCGTGCCAGTTAACGAACATCGAAAGTATATTAG CAGGGGTCCCGAGGCCGAGGTTGAAACAACCGTGGCTGGAGTACGTTTTGATTTGGGCCCGGGTGTCGGCCGTGAAGGACTCAGCCTGAGAGATCCGGCCGCCGGACTGGTTGACTATTCCCACTGGCTTACAGCCCTCAG GGGAGAAAAATTGTATGTCACCAAGGATAAAAGATCTAGAAGTTCGTATTGGAGAAGAATGGCATGCTGGGGATGTGGTCTCTTGGTTCTTTCAATTGCAATCATAATCGCCATTTTAGCTgcaa CTGGTGTGATTCTCACTCAGGAGGCTACAGAACCTCTGGACACCATAGACCAAACTAATTCTCGTCAATTTGATGGTGCTCAATTGGCTGGAAGTCaagaatatatgaaaaatccACCGATGAGTCCAGCTCCAGAAACTTCCAGTTTTCCAACATGGCCTACGACTGATGAGACATTGTATCAAATTGTACCGGATGCTCTCGATGGTCTATTAAAGTTAGATGATTTTGTATGGGACGAACAGATGAGTGATCCCAAATCTAGAGTGTACAGAGAACTTGCGTCAGAGATAGAAGAGTATCTTCAAAATATGCTTCAATCTAATACGAGAGACTCACCGGTAATTAAAGTTTATGATGTTAATAAGGATTCTGAAGTAAAATTCAGAATAAGCCATCCTTTGTGGGCTACACCGAAAGAAACTCaggaaaatatcgaaaaggCTGTTCGAGAGAATGGCAACTCGATTGGAAGATATCATCTTGGTAGATTGCAAGTAGGAGAACTTGTTGATCAATGTCAAGATGGTAGTTTAGTTTGCGCAGAAACATGCAAGTATGATTATTCACAAGGactgtttgtttgttcttgtATGcctggaaaaatattaaacacgAATGGAAAAGATTGTTTGGATGAGAACGATTTGAGTAACATTGATATGGACGATACGATTTTATCATCGAGCACAGAATCGACAAAAGATTTTGTGGGTAGAAGTCGAGGTCCAGGAATGTTGTTTGAACCTAGACATCCTGATAATTGGGATCACTCGGATTTCGTTACGAATTCTATGAATACTCAGTCATCTTCCAACGCAGATGTTGAACCTACTGTGCAACCGATAAGTCAAGATGAAGAAATATCggataaaagtataaataacgAGCCAAATCCCATGACAGAATCAACTGCGGATCCAGAAATTTCCAGAGCTCATAATTCTGATATTTCTAATTGGATGCATGAATATTCTAAGCATCCTATAGAAGAACATTCTATTGAACCAGAGTCGTCTGTTAAACCAGAACCGTCTGCTGAACCAGAACCGTCTGCTGAACCAGAACCGTTTGCTGAACCAGAACCATCTGCTGAACCAGAACCGTCTGCTGAACCAGAACCGGCCATAGAACCAGAGCCGTCCGTAGAACCAGGGCCGTCCGCAGAACCAGAGCCGTCCGCAGAACCAAAGCCGTCCGCAGAACCAGAGCCGTCCGCAGAACCAGAGCCAGAACCGGCCGTCAAACCAGAGCCGTCCTCTGCGCCAGAATCGGCCATCGAACCAGAGCCGTCCTCTCCTCCAGAACCAGCCGTCGAAGCAGAGCCGTCCTCTGCGCCAGAACCGGCCGTCGAACCAGAGCCGTCCTCTGCGCCAGAACCGGCCGTTGAACCAGAACCGACCTCTGCGCCAGAACCGGCCATTGAACCAGAATCGTCCTCTGCGCCAGAATCGGCCGTCGAACCAGAGCCAACCTCTGTGCCAGAGCTGGCCATCGAACCAGAGCCGTCCTCTGCTCCAGAATCGGCCGTCGAACCAGAGCCGTCCTCTACGCTAGAACCGACCATTGAACCACAGCCGTCCTCTACGTCAGAATCAGCTGTTGAAACAGAGGCATCCTTTGCGCTAGAACCGGCCGCTGAAACAGAGCCGTCTTCTGCGCCAGAACCGGCCGTTGAACCAGAGCCGCCCTCTGCTCCAGAACCGGGTGTTGAATCACAGCCATCCTCTGCGTCAGAGCCAGTTATTGAACCAGAAACGTCCTTTGCGCCAGAACTGGCTGCTGAAACAAAGCCGTCCTATGCGCCTGAATCGGTCACTAAACCAGAACTAGTTGCTGAACCAGAACCGTCCGTTGGACCAGAATCGTTTGGTGAATCAGATTCTTCTATTAAAGTAGAATCTTCTATCAAAACTGAGCCAACATCTACTATAGAACCTGAGCTTCTTACAGAACTCCCTCTACAACCTAAACTTTCTACAGAACCATCATCACAACCTGAACTTCCAACAGAACCACTACCACAATCTGAACCTTCTACAAAACCAATACAAGAACTTCCTGTGATACCTGAACATTCTACAGAAGAAAATACATTAACAAAATTCGAACCTTCTTCAGAATTTTCTCTAGAAGAAAGACCAATAGAAATGACAACGcaagaaaatgtaaatttaccCTCTGAAGAGCCAAAACTTTCTATGGAAGTAGACACATCTACAGAAATTTCATTACACTCAATTAATGATGTAGAATCTACAACATTAATAATGGAACCATCACCATCTATGACAGTTACCGAATCAAAAGATTTTACACAATCTCCTATAAAAACTAATGCTGCAATGACAACAGAAGTTCCACAAGAATATTCACAATCGTCAACTGAAGTGGAACATTCAACAATGCCAGAAATCCATGTCAAAACAACTACAGAAATTGAAACAACGCCAAAAATTCCTGTCGAATTCATTGTTACATCGGAACCTTCATATAATTCAGAATCAAGAAATTTCAAtactaatataaatgtaaatactgATGAAATAGATAATGACGAGCCATTACCTGTAATACCTTTGCAAACAGATAATGAAAAACCTACAACAGAAACTTATAACGAACAGGTAACCATGATGTCGCAAGAACATAATTTAGAAGAAAAGGAACTACATGTGGTAACTGAAAGTATCACTACATTGCCGGTAACGATGACCaccataaataataaaaaagaaattgaagataCTACATTTTCGATTAAACAATTAGAAGATACAATtaccgaaaaagaaaatgaaataaccgAATTACCAATAAACAGTGATGTACAAATTTCTGATACTACAGTTCCAGCTGTTCAGCTTGAAGAAACGAccttaaatattgaaatagatCCAACAAGAACATTAAAATTAGATAGTAAAACTATCATACCTGAAATGATCACCAACTCTGAAACCATTTCGGAGACACAAAAATCTATGTTAGAAACAAATACAGAATCAAATCAAGTTTCAATGAAGAATATAGATTCTGCAGAAATCGAAGTTGGATCTAATTTAACAGACAAATCGGAAGagtcattttcgaataaaaatcattctaTAAAATCATTGGATATACCAGAATCAAACGAGCAAGATATAAACGAGCCTAACGTTATAGAGCATGCAccaaaatcaatattttcaagtttACCCAAAGAATTTAGTCAAAACGTAGAACCTTTGCTGGAATTTGTGAATAATCAAACTGACGAGGAACATATTATGTTATTGccaaaagaggaagagaagaaatatgaaCAAGATAAACATGCCATTATTCCTCAACTGATTCCTGAACAAATAACACATTTTACAACGAGACCAGAGGAATCAACGATGCATcaagaaaatgtattaaaagttAACAATCAGGTTATTGAGAAGAAAAACTTAACGATCGATACGATCTTAGATCGATCTACCGAACATCCTGAAGAGAATGTAGTTTCTATTGGtgaaacgatcgatcattcTACCAATCATCCTTTACATCCTGCGATATTCCCTGAAAACATAGCGAATCACGTCGAGAAAATGGATCCCAACGAGGAAAGACATTTCGAAGATATGTCACCTTTCTTACCAGacgttcaaaaagaaaaagaaacgtcgaaGAAAGCACCAAGATTGGACAAGGATGAGCAAGATGTTCCTAATCCTTTCGAAACTCATGTTGAagatgttattataaataaacctgaaagaaaggataataGACATGAACTGATGTATCCtggaaataaaaacgatagtgAAGAAATCTTGACCGatcttgataattataatatcaatatcaaaGCAGATGATAATGATGTTTCGATAATACCTCAAGTAATTAACGAAACTGAAATTGAAATGGTTAATCCATTACAACAAAATGAACTTTTGAGAGAATCCGAAGACGATATATTGAAAGATACTTTGAACAATACTCGAACACTCGTAACTAATGATTTGTCCGATGATACAACGACGAATGATACTTTtggtattaaaaatgaaaaggatgaACAAGATGAAGAAATACTTAGGGTGGTACCATTGGATGAGCataaggaaacgaaaaatatggAATACGAATTGGATAAAGTAGAAAGTACCACAGAAGTTGCTCAAATCACTACGATGATGTTCActaaagaaaatggaaaatctATAGATgagttaattattaacaataataataatattgtaagtaGCTCAGAAAAACCGGAAGAAAATGCTCTAGAGGATCAATACAATGATATCAATGATGAAACGTTATTGAAGAATTTTGATCAtaacaataacgttaaaatcGTTTCGTCTGAAGTTATTGatgataaatctaaaaaattaattataaataatatcgatgaacaacaagataaaattaaatcaatatcaGATTCTGAAGAATCTCAAAGTACAACGGAAAGGATATTATCAGCGGAAACTGAAATGCCATTGAGCATGCCCTCTCCTTCTTTGGACAAACACATTGATGATTCTAAGATTACAACGCAGGTACCTGTTTTACCAATGGAGATACAACAGGACCTTTCTACAACTGAATTAATAGACAAAATTGAAGCAACAACAATTGCAGATGATAATTCGTTGTCAGATAATCATACTGAAAgttcaaatattattcatgatgacaaagagaaagaatctaTCACTATGATTCCATCTACTATAGCTCCAATGTATTCATTGGAGACTAAAACTACTCCACAGGTGTCAATTTTACCAGACGAATTGCAAACGACTGAACACGAATTCTTAATAACTACTTCTTCTGCGAGACCAGACATCATCAAGATGATCAATGATACGAAGCGTAATCATAACAGGACAGCGACAACTATGATttcaatagaatatattaataacatttcgGTAACTACATCCAGTTCTACGATGACTCCAGAAGTTGATAATACAACGAACGTTGTAATAGAAACAGATAACACAAATTTAACTGAAACGATATCCGCTGAACATGATAATATTCAACATACTGTTCTAAATGAGGAACCAAATAAATTGATGAATCTGATGACGATTCTTGAAAATACAACGAACTATCCTAAGCCAGAAATAGCTTTCACAATTTCCAACGAAGATTATGCTGCAATGGCAACGGAAATCAGTAGCGCTAAAGTATCAGATCCAGTTACTACTAGTGATGACATAAGACCAGTTACTGAAGAGATTCTAGATGATACGAGACCATACGATTTCGACTTTAGATCATTTTTCTCAACAACGACTATGGGAGATGTCATTCTCAACGAAGATTCGAAAGAATTGTCTGAGGAAGAATTGAAAGTAATACCATTAGAGAAAATTCAAGAGATCAAGAAAAAATCTACCGACAAAAAGAATccagataaatataaatacaaaaaagagaaggaactcAATCTGGAGGAtcaaagaatagaaaatgttaCAACTGAGATCAACGATTCAATGATTTTGATCCCTACTGAGATTTCAAAGATTCCCATCGAaccgaatgaaaatattaatatggaAAACATACCTAACACTAGTACagattcaattatttcaaaattcattttagCTGATACAGAAGGTAAAATTGTGCCTATACCAAAACTGAAAATCGTTGAGATCACATCTAGATCAAATCAATCTGAATCGGAAGACAAACAAGCTCATGAACCAAATACGACTATAACTagtctaataaaaaataatacagaaatggaagtaaataataaatatcctaACTATATACCCGTATCTGAAGAGATTATAGAAGTTAATCCAGTTACAGAGCCTTTCATACTCATTCGAAATTACACTTTGTATCGAACGACTCCATTGATCCCAATCTTGGAAGTTGAACAAACAACGATTCAGAGTAATATTCCTATTGAACATGACAATATGTTGAATAATTCAAACGAAACAATTCTTCAGAGTAACGTTCAAGAAGCTAACAATTTAACAGTCAATACGCTGAATCTATTGTCATTGAATACCATGAGTTATTCGAAATGTAGTACAGGTCAATTTCAATGTACCAATGGCACATCTAGATCTGGTGCTTATTGTGTTAGTTTATCCGCGAAATGTGACTCCCAAAAGGATTGTTCCGATGGTTCTGATGAGCTTAATTGTCAGGAAGAGGGATGTCCTGGAAATTTCCAATGTGCCAATCGTCAATGTCTTAAGAGACACCTTGTATGTAATGGAATCGTAGATTGCGATGATGGTAGCGACGAACAGAATTGTCAAGATTGGAAGTGCATCTTCGATGAACACCGTTGCACCAATG GACGATGCATACCACTGTTATGGCTATGCGATGGAAGACCAGATTGCGAAAATCATCAGGATGAGTTTAACTGTGCTGAAAGTTGTGGTAACGATGAATACTTATGTCCTACGGATAAACGATGTATACCACAAATATGGCGTTGCAATGGATCACCCGATTGCGCTAATGGAGAAGACGAAAAACTTTGCGATTGTTCTTTGAATCAATTCAAATGTCATACCGGAGGATGTGTACCGAAAGAAGAAATCTGCGATGGTATCGAACATTGTCCTGATCATTCCGACGAGTGGGATTGCATTTCTAACTATTCGCTCGATCAAAGAAATGATACTGAAACTAatcaagaagaaaacgaagatgaCAAATCGACGAGACAGCTAAACCACCGAGATACCCTTTTAAAAATAAG GCAATCCGATGAAGAATATCGATTGGTATGTTCGGATGGTTGGAGCAAAGAATTCAGTGATTCATACTGTCGTTCTCTTGGCTATGCTTCATCTCAGACAACCGATTTTAAAGCATGGGATAAAAGCCAACAAATAGTAAGACTGAAAACTAATCCAAATCATCGCACCCCACTAGTCAGTAATCTTCAACGTGTGGAATTCTGTGTCTCGGAGAAAGTCGTTGAAGTTACGTGCGAAGAATTTTCTTGCGATACGCATCATATTGATAAAACTATTATGAAACCAGAAGGTGAAACTACAGATAGTCTTATGCAATGGCCATCCGTAGTAATTTTGAAAGAAGAGGAACATGGTATAACTTGCACAGCAAGTATATTAGGACCTATGCATGCTTTGACCAGTTACTCTTGCGTTTACAA